In a genomic window of Phragmites australis chromosome 14, lpPhrAust1.1, whole genome shotgun sequence:
- the LOC133890992 gene encoding uncharacterized protein LOC133890992 yields the protein MEEEHRRWENGRQHRSGTIGDDEVAGNGVPRCADEEHVASAQTLQEASSITATSSSSLQAEAIAQDTIEVLPPSGRCLSSSPGSLVLSRLERDWGFRFYIRVDRQGSFHTYPDVGGPFQSLLEADKSIDRHLDARRDPKMCMEKDKIPQMDMLIRRSLYWPDGTIKKRTKSHVAEKTHDRMCRLVQALVDKYNEDHYLLGDLAYELKDVLGYQSFCEKRRCYYHLNFTTKIKGADDLDCGVDNLFFAEFKHIRQGKHEVFVSCLCMVNPIHNGLLCYGCINNGNLGMKHPDSSVEFAAGHLDAPLPFGCFRELSDSDDDEKYVKTKEAKLRHMYQGLDDPHVVEELFTLPPGVTIVED from the exons ATGGAAGAGGAGCACCGGCGTTGGGAAAACGGGCGGCAACACCGATCTGGAACCATCGGCGACGACGAGGTGGCCGGCAATGGTGTTCCCAG GTGTGCGGATGAGGAACATGTGGCATCTGCACAAACGCTACAAGAGGCATCATCCATCACTGCCACTTCCTCGTCCTCCCTGCAGGCAGAGGCAATAGCTCAGGACACCATTGAGGTCTTGCCACCATCAGGACGCTGCCTTTCCTCGTCTCCTGGGTCACTTGTTTTGTCCCGGCTAGAGCGTGACTGGGGATTCAGATTTTACATCAGGGTTGATCGTCAGGGATCTTTCCACACATATCCTGATGTGGGTGGGCCATTTCAGAGCTTACTGGAAGCTGACAAGTCTATCGATCGCCATCTTGATGCCCGTCGGGATCCAAAAAT GTGCATGGAGAAAGATAAGATTCCTCAAATGGATATGCTTATACGACGATCCCTTTACTGGCCTGATGGTACAATTAAGAAGCGTACAAAATCACATGTAGCTGAGAAAACCCATGATCGAATGTGCCGCTTGGTTCAAGCTTTAGTGGACAAGTATAATGAGGATCACTATCTATTGGGG GATCTTGCATATGAACTCAAAGATGTTTTGGGCTACCAATCGTTTTGTGAGAAGCGTAGGTGCTACTATCATCTCAATTTCACTACAAAGATTAAAGGAGCCGATGATTTAGACTGTGGCGTCGACAATCTATTCTTTGcggaattcaaacatatacgaCAAGGAAAACATGAAGTGTTTGTCAGCTGTTTATGCATGGTTAATCCTATTCATAACG GTCTACTCTGCTATGGTTGTATCAACAATGGAAATCTTGGTATGAAGCACCCTGACAGTTCTGTTGAATTTGCTGCTGGTCACTTGGATGCGCCTTTGCCATTTGGATGTTTTAGAGAGTTGAGCGACTCTGACGATGATGAGAAATAT GTGAAAACTAAGGAAGCTAAGCTAAGGCATATGTACCAG GGCCTTGATGATCCGCATGTTGTGGAGGAACTATTCACACTCCCTCCGGGTGTTACTATTGTGGAAGACTAA